From one Solanum lycopersicum chromosome 12, SLM_r2.1 genomic stretch:
- the LOC138340330 gene encoding uncharacterized protein, giving the protein MPVVNKFQDVFPYHLPEVPPPREIEFCVDLEIDTKTIPIPPYKMPAAKLKELKLQLKHFTDKGFIQLNISPRGALVMFVKKKYGTLRMCIDYQNLNKVTIKNKYPLPRIDDLFDQLQGSSFFSKIDLRSGFVEGFSSIATSVTALTKKKAKFEWTETCEKSFQDLKDTLTLAVLTLPKCDHKSLQYVFTQRELNLRQWRLLELLKDYDMNVHYHQGKANVVVDALSRMRMGSTSHVEDEKKELVKDIHTLTGLGVRTGCVYQMWMICGPGSFQRPMVPDIPYIQVKAEHLNPGGLAQISEVSTWNLESINMDFVVGLPKTRRQYDSIWVIYGQDD; this is encoded by the exons atGCCTGTTGTGAATAAGTTCCAAGATGTATTTCCTTATCATTTGCCTGAAgttcctccccctcgagagattgAATTTTGCGTCGACTTAGAAATCGATACTAAAACAATTCCAATTCCTCCTTACAAAATGCCTGCAGctaaactcaaagagttgaagctgcaattaaaacatttcactgataagggtttcattcagcttAACATATCCCCTCGGGGTGCTCTAGtaatgtttgtgaaaaagaaatatggaacccttagaatgtgtatcgattatcagAATCttaacaaagtcactataaagaataagtatccacttcccagaatagatgacttgttcgatcagcttcaagggtctagtttcttctcaaagattgatcttcgttcagg GTTCgtggagggtttttcttccattgctacATCAGTGACagctttgactaagaagaaggccaagtttgaatggacggagacTTGTGAAAAGAGTTTCCAGGATCTCAAGGACACACTCACTTTAGCGGTGCTTACTttgcctaagtgtg accacaaaagtctccaatatgtgttcacacagagggagttgaatctacgcCAGTGGAGGTTgttggagctgttgaaggactatgacatgaatgtacACTACCAtcaaggtaaggctaatgtcgtagttgatgctttgagtaggatgagGATGGGAAGTACATCCCatgttgaggatgagaagaaggagttggtgaaaGATATACATACACTGACCGGACTGGGTGTACG GACAGgttgtgtgtaccagatgtggatgatttgcggacCAGGATCATttcagaggcccatggttccagatattccgtacatccag gttaaggcagaacatCTTAATCCTGGCGGTCTTGCTCAAATTAGTGAGGTTTCGACTTGGAACTTGGAgtccattaatatggacttcgtggtaggtcttccgaagactaggagacaatatgactccatatgggttatttaTGGACAGGATGACTAA